TAGCCACCATAGGAAAAATCCTTCACAAACATGGGCACACTCTTGCTTTCTATTTGACAAGAAGATACCAGGATTTCTCCTACTCCCAAATATACAACTCCTATATAAATCAGTCAGTTTCAGCACTAATAGCAGCTTCGAGGTACCAGGCCACATCTTGAGCTTTTCATAATTGACAGTTAGTAATGAATTTTTAGAGTTTGCCCCTAAAATTACCCCATAACAATTTCCCATTCCATTATTCTGTATCATTATCGCGTACCATTACTTTCTCTGAAACTTCCACAGAAGATAATGAAGAAAGTTACAGATGATAAAAGGACAGTAAAGCTGTACCTCAAGGTCAGAGTCTGAAGAGCTTTTGCTTTGGCGCTGCCCACCTGATGTGACAAGAAGAACTGTGGGTATCTTCAACACACGCACCATTTCCAGCAAACACAGTATTGGCTCACTACGTATTTGCAATGATGGAGGAGGTTTAGTAGTTCCGTCAACCAACAAGTGAGTAAACTCATTTGATGCCCCTATTTCAGAAGCGTGGAGTGTAGTTAACTGTCCAGTTTTTGTTGAACGGACCATTCCATGGTAGTAGCTTGATGGCCTTGTGATGAATGGAACAATTAGAACTGGCTGGACGGAGGGAGCTTCAGAAGAAATCAATGCTAAAATCTCATTCATAGCACATGCAGCAACAAGAGGCCTATAGTCTGGCAGAACAAACAAGGACACCTGCGAAAAAATAACAGG
This Lolium perenne isolate Kyuss_39 chromosome 1, Kyuss_2.0, whole genome shotgun sequence DNA region includes the following protein-coding sequences:
- the LOC139830447 gene encoding uncharacterized protein — encoded protein: MNEILALISSEAPSVQPVLIVPFITRPSSYYHGMVRSTKTGQLTTLHASEIGASNEFTHLLVDGTTKPPPSLQIRSEPILCLLEMVRVLKIPTVLLVTSGGQRQSKSSSDSDLEVLQCVGGHLARHINLEFSKETVMEMGVEKSQSIQEPWRELYM